One part of the Coffea eugenioides isolate CCC68of chromosome 10, Ceug_1.0, whole genome shotgun sequence genome encodes these proteins:
- the LOC113748989 gene encoding probable strigolactone esterase DAD2 yields the protein MVPSLLEALNVRVVGSGERILVLAHGIGTDQSAWQRILPFFLPNYRVILYDLVCAGSVNPDYFDFRRYTTLDAYVDDLLHILDALGVDRCAYVGHSVSAMIGILASIRRPELFSKLILIGASPRFLNDNDYHGGFEQGEIDKLFSAMEANYEAWVNGFAPLAVGADVPAAVREFSRTLFNMRPDITLFVSRQVFNSDLRGVLGFVKVPCSIIQTAKDCSVPTSVATYLKNHLGGRSTVHMLNLEGHLPHLSAPALLAQELLRALPRC from the exons ATGGTTCCCAGCCTCCTGGAGGCTTTGAACGTGCGAGTTGTGGGCTCTGGCGAAAGAATCCTGGTCTTAGCCCATGGCATCGGCACTGATCAGTCTGCCTGGCAGCGAATTCTGCCCTTCTTCTTGCCGAACTACAGGGTCATCCTCTATGACCTCGTCTGTGCTGGCAGCGTCAATCCTGATTACTTCGATTTCCGGCGTTACACCACTCTGGATGCCTACGTCGATGACCTCCTCCATATCCTCGATGCTCTTGGCGTCGATCGATGCGCTTATGTTGGCCACTCTGTCTCCGCCATGATCGGGATTCTAGCCTCCATTCGCCGCCCTGAACTGTTCTCTAAGCTCATCCTGATAGGTGCATCACCTAG GTTCTTGAACGACAATGACTATCATGGTGGATTTGAGCAAGGAGAAATTGACAAATTGTTTTCGGCAATGGAGGCCAATTACGAGGCATGGGTCAACGGCTTCGCTCCACTAGCGGTGGGGGCCGATGTGCCGGCGGCTGTTCGAGAATTCAGTCGGACCTTGTTCAACATGAGGCCCGATATAACATTATTTGTGTCACGCCAAGTTTTTAACAGCGACTTAAGGGGAGTGCTAGGTTTTGTAAAAGTGCCCTGTAGCATAATTCAGACGGCTAAAGATTGTTCAGTACCAACATCGGTGGCGACTTATTTGAAGAATCACCTTGGCGGGCGGAGCACGGTGCACATGCTGAACTTAGAGGGCCACCTTCCCCACCTGAGTGCACCGGCTTTGTTGGCTCAGGAGCTCCTGCGAGCTCTGCCCCGGTGCTAA